A single region of the Sphingobium sp. EP60837 genome encodes:
- a CDS encoding DUF6127 family protein — protein sequence MKYDGEMLARLVAQAEGAPGQMDMVMIRALIEEASELGAGRALERLGLADRSAEGDVRELRELLSAWRDAKKAARGAVVSWAVRIVMALVLLGVAVKAGLTDMVRG from the coding sequence ATGAAATATGATGGCGAGATGCTGGCGCGGCTGGTGGCGCAGGCCGAGGGCGCGCCGGGGCAGATGGACATGGTGATGATCCGCGCGCTGATCGAGGAGGCAAGCGAGCTGGGCGCGGGGCGGGCGCTGGAGCGGTTGGGGCTGGCCGATCGGAGCGCGGAAGGGGATGTGCGGGAGTTGCGCGAGCTGCTGTCCGCCTGGCGCGATGCGAAAAAGGCGGCGCGCGGGGCGGTGGTCAGCTGGGCGGTGCGGATCGTCATGGCGCTGGTGCTGCTGGGCGTGGCGGTGAAGGCGGGGCTTACGGACATGGTGCGCGGATGA